A genomic segment from Streptomyces sp. NBC_00459 encodes:
- a CDS encoding DUF397 domain-containing protein — MGTLDNWQKSSYSSFGDGDSCVEIADHRARVAVRDSKNPAYGTLTFPTGAFTCFVETLKSPTAHRQ; from the coding sequence ATGGGCACCCTCGACAACTGGCAGAAGTCGTCCTACTCAAGTTTTGGTGATGGCGACTCCTGCGTTGAAATAGCAGACCACCGCGCCCGGGTAGCCGTACGGGATTCCAAGAACCCTGCCTACGGCACCCTCACCTTCCCGACGGGAGCCTTTACCTGCTTCGTCGAGACTCTCAAGTCACCCACAGCCCACCGCCAGTGA
- a CDS encoding DUF397 domain-containing protein translates to MTALTTWRKSSYSGGGQGDACVEIAHRHAHIAIRDSKAPARATLTFPTGVFVPFVESVKSPTSQATSAP, encoded by the coding sequence GTGACCGCCCTCACCACCTGGCGGAAGTCGTCCTACTCCGGCGGCGGCCAGGGCGACGCCTGCGTCGAGATCGCGCATCGCCACGCACACATAGCAATCCGTGACTCCAAGGCCCCGGCCCGAGCGACTCTCACCTTCCCGACCGGCGTCTTCGTCCCCTTCGTCGAGTCCGTCAAGTCGCCCACCTCTCAAGCCACTTCCGCACCCTGA
- a CDS encoding AraC family transcriptional regulator yields the protein MDPLSSLLSGIRAEGSVVSHAVLTAPWTIRFADDAPLTMISVLRGGGTLLLPDGTERAVGVGDTAIVSGPEPFHLADDPAAVHGPHAAYEIACFTTDAECAGRQLGGIHWGTESKDATALIVGAYRASGHRHQRLLRALPPVLVINEDVEVCAWLETAAADAARSTAGSQALMDRLLDWALVCTLRSWFDQAGADAPSWYRGLADPVLAPALQAFHDRPTESWTVASLATRAGVSRALFAKRFTKLMGRPPLAYLTECRMDEAETLLTDTDLSVAQIGRSVGYADAFGFSAAFKRHKGMSPSTFRAAAA from the coding sequence GTGGATCCGTTGAGCTCGCTCCTCAGTGGCATCCGGGCCGAAGGCTCGGTCGTCAGCCACGCCGTACTGACAGCGCCCTGGACCATCCGCTTCGCCGACGACGCGCCGCTCACCATGATCAGTGTCCTGCGCGGCGGGGGCACACTACTGCTGCCCGACGGCACCGAGCGAGCGGTCGGCGTGGGGGACACAGCCATCGTGAGCGGCCCCGAACCGTTCCATCTCGCGGATGATCCCGCCGCCGTCCACGGCCCCCATGCCGCGTACGAGATCGCCTGCTTCACCACGGACGCCGAGTGCGCCGGCCGGCAACTCGGCGGTATCCACTGGGGCACCGAATCAAAGGATGCGACCGCGCTGATCGTGGGCGCCTACCGCGCCTCGGGCCACCGCCACCAGCGGCTCCTGCGCGCCCTGCCGCCCGTCCTGGTGATCAACGAGGACGTCGAGGTCTGTGCCTGGCTGGAGACGGCCGCTGCCGACGCCGCCCGGTCCACGGCCGGTTCACAGGCGCTGATGGACCGGCTCCTCGACTGGGCCCTGGTGTGCACGTTGCGCAGTTGGTTCGACCAGGCAGGCGCCGACGCGCCCAGTTGGTACCGGGGCCTCGCCGACCCGGTCCTCGCCCCCGCCCTGCAGGCCTTCCACGACCGGCCCACCGAGTCCTGGACTGTGGCGTCGCTGGCCACCCGAGCCGGCGTCTCCCGGGCGCTGTTCGCCAAGCGCTTCACCAAGCTGATGGGCCGCCCGCCCCTCGCCTACCTCACCGAATGCCGCATGGACGAGGCCGAGACGCTGCTGACGGACACCGACCTCAGCGTCGCCCAGATCGGAAGATCGGTCGGCTATGCCGACGCTTTCGGCTTCAGCGCCGCGTTCAAACGCCACAAGGGCATGAGCCCCAGCACGTTTCGCGCCGCGGCGGCCTGA
- a CDS encoding NAD(P)H oxidoreductase: protein MSQHDSHAGTALVVLSHHRTDSLTAHTARRAAARLEAAGYGIDMLDLHAEGFDPRMNVSDQPDWGNREKPYSDEVHAHMQRILDADVVVVVFPVYWQSVPAILKGWIDRVWNYGFAYGRSKPRLAGKRMLWLGLAGATADDPVVEGMQAVLEANLSDGIAYYCGFSHSTIGLLTDAEERPQTIDAEGNLLVGEAVAGAERETQYADLDRRARGFVDRFAADSLSVPNRATSGIR, encoded by the coding sequence GTGAGCCAGCACGACAGCCATGCCGGGACAGCCCTCGTAGTCCTCTCGCACCACCGCACCGATTCCCTCACCGCGCACACGGCCCGCCGCGCGGCCGCCCGGCTCGAAGCCGCCGGATACGGCATCGACATGCTCGACCTGCACGCCGAGGGGTTCGACCCACGGATGAACGTGTCGGACCAGCCGGACTGGGGCAACAGGGAAAAGCCGTACTCGGACGAAGTGCACGCCCATATGCAGCGCATCCTCGACGCCGATGTCGTTGTCGTCGTCTTCCCGGTGTACTGGCAGAGCGTGCCCGCCATCCTCAAGGGCTGGATCGACCGCGTATGGAACTACGGGTTCGCCTACGGCCGCAGCAAGCCCCGCCTCGCCGGCAAGCGCATGCTGTGGCTGGGCCTGGCCGGCGCCACTGCCGACGATCCCGTCGTGGAAGGGATGCAGGCCGTCCTCGAAGCCAATCTGAGCGACGGCATCGCCTACTACTGCGGCTTCTCCCATTCCACGATCGGCCTGCTCACCGACGCGGAGGAGCGCCCGCAGACCATCGACGCCGAAGGCAACCTCCTGGTCGGCGAAGCGGTCGCGGGCGCTGAGCGGGAGACGCAGTACGCAGATCTCGACCGACGTGCCCGGGGGTTCGTGGACAGGTTCGCCGCCGACAGCCTGTCGGTCCCGAATCGGGCGACCTCAGGTATCCGCTGA